A region from the Pungitius pungitius chromosome 16, fPunPun2.1, whole genome shotgun sequence genome encodes:
- the sparta gene encoding spartin a isoform X2: protein MTEPAELLLIKDQYELAFHSLSRGLAAEEAGKREEALMFYRKGQQHLTQGMEVPTGGERHLGAVWDTARSLQHRMRDTLRTVNAHLSDPETAQLTKGCQRGRLLMNLPPNLYPDLTPCSQPPQSSLNHLYPTVPAAPLDATLRLGPSPSSCARLQALPAAGDQPPAYTPQPTAGHQSVSYGPAGGGLRSGKQTGAAAAAAAATGGGGDEVELLYVPSGVQMFFVAPSGQVSSLCHPGYLRIIKFESQHKDSSAGKPSTFLHVCDWLYLLEEGTPVLLANSGIFMFPDTLSETPGSYVGIVLSSELPAVHGEKLQALFSQLANLRVQGPDEEESEVMNLSDKIPLGPMKEQKGLTVPTGEKEKPPLPGWSEKMAQGILTGATWLSIGFAKGAEATGRAINNGAAKLREHITPEETPSEVSPHVTKSLHVARQATGGAVRVSQFLVNGVSTVAGHVADKMAPHVKKQGSKLVPESMKKNKDGGPSNWDGAKFVAVSSVQGFSTVWSSLETGAKLVGKSVTAETVTTMTHKYKGLEKVLKMSSNI from the exons ATGACTGAGCCTGCTGAGCTGCTGCTCATCAAGGACCAGTACGAGTTGGCGTTTCACTCTCTGAGCCGCGGTCTGGCCGCCGAAGAGGCCGGTAAAAGGGAAGAGGCGCTGATGTTTTACAGGAAAGGTCAGCAGCACCTTACCCAAGGAATGGAAGTGCCCACCGGAGGAGAGAGGCACCTGGGAGCGGTTTGGGACACGGCCAGGAGTCTTCAGCACAGGATGAGGGACACTCTGAGGACCGTCAACGCCCACCTCTCTGACCCAGAGACCGCTCAGCTGACAAAAGGATGCCAGCGGGGCCGCCTGTTGATGAATCTACCTCCCAATCTGTACCCGGACCTGACGCCATGCAGCCAGCCTCCACAGAGCTCCCTCAATCACCTGTACCCGACCGTGCCTGCCGCCCCCCTGGACGCAACCCTAAGGCTCGGGCCCAGTCCTTCTTCCTGTGCCCGGCTGCAAGCCCTCCCGGCGGCAGGGGATCAGCCTCCAGCCTACACGCCACAGCCAACGGCCGGCCACCAAAGTGTGTCCTACGGCCCCGCTGGAGGTGGGCTCAGGTCGGGGAAGCAgaccggagcagcagcagcagcagcagcagcaacaggaggaggaggagatgaagtcgAGCTGCTTTACGTCCCCTCTGGGGTGCAGATGTTTTTTGTGGCGCCGAGCGGGCAGGTCAGCTCCCTGTGTCATCCAGGTTACCTTCGCATCATCAAATTTGAAAGTCAGCACAAGGATTCCAGCGCTGGGAAACCCTCAACATTTCTACAT GTGTGTGACTGGCTTTACCTGCTGGAAGAGGGCACTCCAGTGCTCTTGGCTAACTCTGGGATCTTCATGTTCCCGGATACCTTGTCAGAGACGCCGGGGTCCTACGTGGGCATAGTGCTGTCGTCAGAACTGCCTGCTGTACATGGAGAGAAGTTACAGGCTCTCTTCTCGCAGCTGGCTAACCTCAGGGTCCAG GGGCCAGATGAAGAAGAGTCAGAGGTCATGAACCTGAGCGACAAAATCCCCCTCGGTCCCATGAAAGAGCAAAAAGGACTCACAGTGCCGACAGGGGAGAAGGAGAAACCGCCACTTCCTGGATGGAGTGAGAAGATGGCGCAAGGAATCTtgacag GAGCTACGTGGTTGAGTATCGGGTTCGCTAAAGGAGCCGAGGCCACTGGTAGGGCCATTAATAATGGAGCAGCCAAGTTGCGGGAGCACATCACGCCTGAGGAAACTCCTTCAGAGGTCAGCCCCCATGTCACCAAAAGCCTGCATGTGGCTAGACAGGCCACCGGGGGGGCTGTCCGAGTCAGCCAGTTCTTAG TCAATGGAGTGAGTACCGTGGCAGGACACGTGGCTGACAAGATGGCTCCTCATGTGAAGAAACAGGGCTCTAAGCTGGTCCCAGAGTCTATGAAGAAGAATAAAGATGGCGGGCCTTCCAACTGGGATGGAGCCAAGTTTGTGGCAGTCAGCAGTGTGCAAG GTTTTTCTACTGTTTGGTCCAGTCTGGAGACCGGTGCAAAGCTTGTTGGCAAAAGTGTCACAGCAGAGACTGTCACAACGATGACACACAA ATATAAGGGCTTagaaaaagtattaaaaatgTCCAGCAACATATGA
- the ccdc169 gene encoding coiled-coil domain containing 169, with translation MTENNDNGKYDLARLQAELEQERDLKEMLEESVTDLRSTMGELQERLHSVDGEGNEWKTRYETQIELNGQLDRQMSIIHERLEELRGNPMDRLASIRTYDDMPVETLRQRLKLLTEEKSDLQSQLMDCHGSIEQEAKAFHKTNDERRAYLSEIAKLSAEAQRRQYSFQPQGAVESKPRRGRQTSKKAKADSKKGKQREDGGGVFAQEGGGGGATAERREQYNSHIESRLPTLKYDLKHNT, from the exons ATGACTGAAAACAACGACAACGGCAAATACGATTTGGCACGCCTGCAAGCAGAACTGGAGCAAGAGAGGGACCTGAA AGAAATGCTTGAGGAGTCCGTGACAGATCTGCGCAGTACTATGGGTGAACTGCAAGAAAGACTGCACAGTGTTGACGGTGAAG GAAACGAGTGGAAGACACGGTATGAGACGCAGATTGAATTAAATGGACAGTTGGACCGTCAGATGTCAATTATTCATGAGAGACTGGAGGAACTGCGAGGAAACCCCATGG ATCGATTGGCCTCCATCAGAACCTATGATGACATGCCAGTA GAAACCCTGAGACAGCGCCTGAAGCTCCTGACGGAAGAGAAGTCCGACCTCCAGAGTCAGCTCATGGACTGTCATGGCAGTATTGAACAGGAAGCAAAG GCCTTCCATAAAACCAATGATGAGAGGCGGGCATATCTTTCTGAAATAGCTAAG CTCTCCGCCGAAGCCCAGAGAAGACAGTACTCCTTCCAGCCACAGGGGGCAGTAGAGAGCAAACCGAGGAG AGGGAGGCAGACCAGCAAGAAGGCAAAGGCTGATTCTAAGAAAGGGAAAcagagagaagatggaggaggagtgtTTGCtcaagaaggaggaggtggtggagcaacagcagagagaagagaacaATATAATTCCCACATAGAAAGCAGACTACCCACACTAAAGTACGACCTGAAGCACAATACTTAA
- the ccna1 gene encoding cyclin-A1 isoform X3 encodes MNFSTNTHCSSHTSKENLPASSKVDALHAQRPKQRRVLGVLSENEQRGRSLSQGSHFSKHSSISDSFQLVTLGSPPTSSFDVYVEEACEVVLAASGQEVVSDSFYLDSRSAGLQHEHLRLLLELSSSSCQDASMQSEASNSLMSEEVFCVSEYAEDIHQHLRESEMRTKPWPGYLLKHPEITNDMRVILVDWLVEVVQEYELRSETLHLAVNYLDRFLSSTAYVKRGKLQLIGTAALLIAAKYEEISPPDLNEFVYTTDNTYTKNQLVQMEHVFLKVLAFRMAAPTTNQFLRLFMSIHSVCANTENLALYVAELSLLEMDPFIQYTPSLVAAGAYSLAAYTVNKSLWPDSLIAFTGYTTTDIVPCTTDLHKLYVSAASRPQQAIREKYKSSKYCCVSLITAPAVLDLT; translated from the exons ATGAACTTCAGCACAAATACTCATTGTAGCAGTCACACTAGCAAAGAAAACCTTCCAGCTTCAAGCAAAGTCGACGCACTGCACGCTCAGCGACCCAAACAGCGGAGGGTCCTCGGTGTGTTGTCAGAAAATGAGCAGCGTGGTCGATCGCTCAGCCAG GGGAGCCACTTTTCCAAACACAGTTCGATCTCAGACAGCTTCCAGCTCGTCACCCTCGGCAGCCCCCCCACTTCCAGCTTTGATGTGTACGTCGAGGAGGCTTGTGAAGTTGTCCTTGCGGCCTCTGGTCAAGAAGTGGTCTCGGACAGCTTTTACCTAGACAGCAGATCTGCTGGATTGCAACATGAACATTTGAGACTTCTGCTGGAACTGAGTTCAA GTTCATGCCAGGATGCTTCTATGCAGTCTGAAGCAAGTAACTCTTTGATGTCAGAGGAGGTGTTTTGCGTTTCAGAGTATGCAGAGGACATTCACCAGCACTTGAGGGAGAGTGAA ATGAGGACAAAGCCGTGGCCAGGCTACTTACTAAAACATCCAGAGATCACCAACGACATGCGGGTCATTCTGGTGGACTGGCTGGTGGAGGTCGTCCAGGAGTACGAGCTCCGTTCTGAAACCCTGCACCTGGCTGTCAACTACTTGGaccgcttcctctcctccacggCATACGTGAAACGGGGCAAGCTGCAGCTCATTGGCACAGCTGCGTTGCTGATTGCTGC AAAATATGAGGAGATCTCCCCTCCAGATTTGAACGAGTTTGTGTACACCACGGACAACACCTACACTAAGAATCAGCTGGTGCAGATGGAGCATGTTTTCCTGAAAGTGCTGGCTTTCAGGATGGCAGCCCCCACCACAAACCAGTTCCTACGCCTCTTCATGTCCATCCACTCCGTCTGTGCCAACACCGAGAACCTTGCACTC TATGTAGCAGAGTTAAGCCTGCTGGAAATGGATCCATTCATACAGTACACCCCGTCTCTGGTGGCAGCTGGAGCGTACTCCCTAGCCGCTTACACTGTAAACAAATCTCTCTGG CCTGATTCCTTAATTGCCTTTACCGGCTATACCACGACTGATATTGTCCCTTGCACGACTGACCTTCACAAGCTTTACGTCAGTGCAGCGAGTCGCCCACAACAGGCCATCAGGGAAAAATATAAAAGTTCCAA GTATTGTTGTGTTTCATTGATCACTGCACCTGCTGTTCTGGACTTAACATAG
- the ccna1 gene encoding cyclin-A1 isoform X1, protein MSWWEPQGFYTYKELTNTKKLFSFGSCFCFFQFLYAIVTSSPCLKMNFSTNTHCSSHTSKENLPASSKVDALHAQRPKQRRVLGVLSENEQRGRSLSQGSHFSKHSSISDSFQLVTLGSPPTSSFDVYVEEACEVVLAASGQEVVSDSFYLDSRSAGLQHEHLRLLLELSSSSCQDASMQSEASNSLMSEEVFCVSEYAEDIHQHLRESEMRTKPWPGYLLKHPEITNDMRVILVDWLVEVVQEYELRSETLHLAVNYLDRFLSSTAYVKRGKLQLIGTAALLIAAKYEEISPPDLNEFVYTTDNTYTKNQLVQMEHVFLKVLAFRMAAPTTNQFLRLFMSIHSVCANTENLALYVAELSLLEMDPFIQYTPSLVAAGAYSLAAYTVNKSLWPDSLIAFTGYTTTDIVPCTTDLHKLYVSAASRPQQAIREKYKSSKYCCVSLITAPAVLDLT, encoded by the exons ATGTCCTGGTGGGAACCACAGGGATTCTATACATACAAGGAGCTGACAAATACTAAAAAACTTTTCAGTTTTGGTTcatgcttctgtttttttcagtttttgtaTGCCATTGTGACCTCTTCTCCTTGTTTAAAGATGAACTTCAGCACAAATACTCATTGTAGCAGTCACACTAGCAAAGAAAACCTTCCAGCTTCAAGCAAAGTCGACGCACTGCACGCTCAGCGACCCAAACAGCGGAGGGTCCTCGGTGTGTTGTCAGAAAATGAGCAGCGTGGTCGATCGCTCAGCCAG GGGAGCCACTTTTCCAAACACAGTTCGATCTCAGACAGCTTCCAGCTCGTCACCCTCGGCAGCCCCCCCACTTCCAGCTTTGATGTGTACGTCGAGGAGGCTTGTGAAGTTGTCCTTGCGGCCTCTGGTCAAGAAGTGGTCTCGGACAGCTTTTACCTAGACAGCAGATCTGCTGGATTGCAACATGAACATTTGAGACTTCTGCTGGAACTGAGTTCAA GTTCATGCCAGGATGCTTCTATGCAGTCTGAAGCAAGTAACTCTTTGATGTCAGAGGAGGTGTTTTGCGTTTCAGAGTATGCAGAGGACATTCACCAGCACTTGAGGGAGAGTGAA ATGAGGACAAAGCCGTGGCCAGGCTACTTACTAAAACATCCAGAGATCACCAACGACATGCGGGTCATTCTGGTGGACTGGCTGGTGGAGGTCGTCCAGGAGTACGAGCTCCGTTCTGAAACCCTGCACCTGGCTGTCAACTACTTGGaccgcttcctctcctccacggCATACGTGAAACGGGGCAAGCTGCAGCTCATTGGCACAGCTGCGTTGCTGATTGCTGC AAAATATGAGGAGATCTCCCCTCCAGATTTGAACGAGTTTGTGTACACCACGGACAACACCTACACTAAGAATCAGCTGGTGCAGATGGAGCATGTTTTCCTGAAAGTGCTGGCTTTCAGGATGGCAGCCCCCACCACAAACCAGTTCCTACGCCTCTTCATGTCCATCCACTCCGTCTGTGCCAACACCGAGAACCTTGCACTC TATGTAGCAGAGTTAAGCCTGCTGGAAATGGATCCATTCATACAGTACACCCCGTCTCTGGTGGCAGCTGGAGCGTACTCCCTAGCCGCTTACACTGTAAACAAATCTCTCTGG CCTGATTCCTTAATTGCCTTTACCGGCTATACCACGACTGATATTGTCCCTTGCACGACTGACCTTCACAAGCTTTACGTCAGTGCAGCGAGTCGCCCACAACAGGCCATCAGGGAAAAATATAAAAGTTCCAA GTATTGTTGTGTTTCATTGATCACTGCACCTGCTGTTCTGGACTTAACATAG
- the sparta gene encoding spartin a isoform X1 → MTEPAELLLIKDQYELAFHSLSRGLAAEEAGKREEALMFYRKGQQHLTQGMEVPTGGERHLGAVWDTARSLQHRMRDTLRTVNAHLSDPETAQLTKGCQRGRLLMNLPPNLYPDLTPCSQPPQSSLNHLYPTVPAAPLDATLRLGPSPSSCARLQALPAAGDQPPAYTPQPTAGHQSVSYGPAGGGLRSGKQTGAAAAAAAATGGGGDEVELLYVPSGVQMFFVAPSGQVSSLCHPGYLRIIKFESQHKDSSAGKPSTFLHVCDWLYLLEEGTPVLLANSGIFMFPDTLSETPGSYVGIVLSSELPAVHGEKLQALFSQLANLRVQGPDEEESEVMNLSDKIPLGPMKEQKGLTVPTGEKEKPPLPGWSEKMAQGILTGATWLSIGFAKGAEATGRAINNGAAKLREHITPEETPSEVSPHVTKSLHVARQATGGAVRVSQFLVNGVSTVAGHVADKMAPHVKKQGSKLVPESMKKNKDGGPSNWDGAKFVAVSSVQGFSTVWSSLETGAKLVGKSVTAETVTTMTHKYGNDAGQATDTGLKSLINVAVTAYNIDNLGIKAFMKTAGKQTAKVMAKPGEQPAQTEAKEELKREHQAETNGKEKLKKQTEN, encoded by the exons ATGACTGAGCCTGCTGAGCTGCTGCTCATCAAGGACCAGTACGAGTTGGCGTTTCACTCTCTGAGCCGCGGTCTGGCCGCCGAAGAGGCCGGTAAAAGGGAAGAGGCGCTGATGTTTTACAGGAAAGGTCAGCAGCACCTTACCCAAGGAATGGAAGTGCCCACCGGAGGAGAGAGGCACCTGGGAGCGGTTTGGGACACGGCCAGGAGTCTTCAGCACAGGATGAGGGACACTCTGAGGACCGTCAACGCCCACCTCTCTGACCCAGAGACCGCTCAGCTGACAAAAGGATGCCAGCGGGGCCGCCTGTTGATGAATCTACCTCCCAATCTGTACCCGGACCTGACGCCATGCAGCCAGCCTCCACAGAGCTCCCTCAATCACCTGTACCCGACCGTGCCTGCCGCCCCCCTGGACGCAACCCTAAGGCTCGGGCCCAGTCCTTCTTCCTGTGCCCGGCTGCAAGCCCTCCCGGCGGCAGGGGATCAGCCTCCAGCCTACACGCCACAGCCAACGGCCGGCCACCAAAGTGTGTCCTACGGCCCCGCTGGAGGTGGGCTCAGGTCGGGGAAGCAgaccggagcagcagcagcagcagcagcagcaacaggaggaggaggagatgaagtcgAGCTGCTTTACGTCCCCTCTGGGGTGCAGATGTTTTTTGTGGCGCCGAGCGGGCAGGTCAGCTCCCTGTGTCATCCAGGTTACCTTCGCATCATCAAATTTGAAAGTCAGCACAAGGATTCCAGCGCTGGGAAACCCTCAACATTTCTACAT GTGTGTGACTGGCTTTACCTGCTGGAAGAGGGCACTCCAGTGCTCTTGGCTAACTCTGGGATCTTCATGTTCCCGGATACCTTGTCAGAGACGCCGGGGTCCTACGTGGGCATAGTGCTGTCGTCAGAACTGCCTGCTGTACATGGAGAGAAGTTACAGGCTCTCTTCTCGCAGCTGGCTAACCTCAGGGTCCAG GGGCCAGATGAAGAAGAGTCAGAGGTCATGAACCTGAGCGACAAAATCCCCCTCGGTCCCATGAAAGAGCAAAAAGGACTCACAGTGCCGACAGGGGAGAAGGAGAAACCGCCACTTCCTGGATGGAGTGAGAAGATGGCGCAAGGAATCTtgacag GAGCTACGTGGTTGAGTATCGGGTTCGCTAAAGGAGCCGAGGCCACTGGTAGGGCCATTAATAATGGAGCAGCCAAGTTGCGGGAGCACATCACGCCTGAGGAAACTCCTTCAGAGGTCAGCCCCCATGTCACCAAAAGCCTGCATGTGGCTAGACAGGCCACCGGGGGGGCTGTCCGAGTCAGCCAGTTCTTAG TCAATGGAGTGAGTACCGTGGCAGGACACGTGGCTGACAAGATGGCTCCTCATGTGAAGAAACAGGGCTCTAAGCTGGTCCCAGAGTCTATGAAGAAGAATAAAGATGGCGGGCCTTCCAACTGGGATGGAGCCAAGTTTGTGGCAGTCAGCAGTGTGCAAG GTTTTTCTACTGTTTGGTCCAGTCTGGAGACCGGTGCAAAGCTTGTTGGCAAAAGTGTCACAGCAGAGACTGTCACAACGATGACACACAA GTACGGTAACGATGCAGGCCAAGCTACTGACACTGGTCTGAAGTCATTGATCAATGTTGCTGTGACTGCATACAACATTGACAATCTGGGCATCAAAGCCTTTATGAAGACTGCAGGGAAGCAGACAGCCAAGGTCATGGCCAAACCGGGGGAACAGCCTGCACAAACCGAGGCAAAAGAGGAACTGAAACGAGAACATCAAGCGGAGACAAATGggaaagaaaaactgaaaaagcagacagagaattaa
- the LOC119215813 gene encoding serine rich and transmembrane domain containing 1, whose protein sequence is MSGMDVSSVDHNDTGISPVDDGAFLRFSPTSASTSAAASSPGRQGSLYVYVWLFLGLLVFLLTLLIISLHRLKNIISSSSSVPDCSSEGGSSFTNMEICSISSRRSTISSLST, encoded by the coding sequence ATGTCAGGGATGGACGTCTCGTCGGTGGACCACAATGACACTGGAATCTCCCCCGTGGATGACGGGGCCTTCCTCCGCTTCTCCCCAACTTCCGCTTCCACTTCCGCGGCCGCATCGTCACCAGGACGTCAGGGCAGCCTGTATGTTTACGTGTGGCTCTTCCTCGGCCTGCTGGTATTCCTGCTGACGCTGCTCATCATCTCCCTCCACAGGCTGAAGAACAtaatctcctcctcttcctctgtccccGACTGCAGCAGCGAGGGAGGCAGCTCCTTCACCAACATGGAGATCTGTAGCATCTCGTCGCGTAGGTCCACCATCTCCTCGCTGTCCACCTGA
- the ccna1 gene encoding cyclin-A1 isoform X2, which translates to MMNFSTNTHCSSHTSKENLPASSKVDALHAQRPKQRRVLGVLSENEQRGRSLSQGSHFSKHSSISDSFQLVTLGSPPTSSFDVYVEEACEVVLAASGQEVVSDSFYLDSRSAGLQHEHLRLLLELSSSSCQDASMQSEASNSLMSEEVFCVSEYAEDIHQHLRESEMRTKPWPGYLLKHPEITNDMRVILVDWLVEVVQEYELRSETLHLAVNYLDRFLSSTAYVKRGKLQLIGTAALLIAAKYEEISPPDLNEFVYTTDNTYTKNQLVQMEHVFLKVLAFRMAAPTTNQFLRLFMSIHSVCANTENLALYVAELSLLEMDPFIQYTPSLVAAGAYSLAAYTVNKSLWPDSLIAFTGYTTTDIVPCTTDLHKLYVSAASRPQQAIREKYKSSKYCCVSLITAPAVLDLT; encoded by the exons ATG ATGAACTTCAGCACAAATACTCATTGTAGCAGTCACACTAGCAAAGAAAACCTTCCAGCTTCAAGCAAAGTCGACGCACTGCACGCTCAGCGACCCAAACAGCGGAGGGTCCTCGGTGTGTTGTCAGAAAATGAGCAGCGTGGTCGATCGCTCAGCCAG GGGAGCCACTTTTCCAAACACAGTTCGATCTCAGACAGCTTCCAGCTCGTCACCCTCGGCAGCCCCCCCACTTCCAGCTTTGATGTGTACGTCGAGGAGGCTTGTGAAGTTGTCCTTGCGGCCTCTGGTCAAGAAGTGGTCTCGGACAGCTTTTACCTAGACAGCAGATCTGCTGGATTGCAACATGAACATTTGAGACTTCTGCTGGAACTGAGTTCAA GTTCATGCCAGGATGCTTCTATGCAGTCTGAAGCAAGTAACTCTTTGATGTCAGAGGAGGTGTTTTGCGTTTCAGAGTATGCAGAGGACATTCACCAGCACTTGAGGGAGAGTGAA ATGAGGACAAAGCCGTGGCCAGGCTACTTACTAAAACATCCAGAGATCACCAACGACATGCGGGTCATTCTGGTGGACTGGCTGGTGGAGGTCGTCCAGGAGTACGAGCTCCGTTCTGAAACCCTGCACCTGGCTGTCAACTACTTGGaccgcttcctctcctccacggCATACGTGAAACGGGGCAAGCTGCAGCTCATTGGCACAGCTGCGTTGCTGATTGCTGC AAAATATGAGGAGATCTCCCCTCCAGATTTGAACGAGTTTGTGTACACCACGGACAACACCTACACTAAGAATCAGCTGGTGCAGATGGAGCATGTTTTCCTGAAAGTGCTGGCTTTCAGGATGGCAGCCCCCACCACAAACCAGTTCCTACGCCTCTTCATGTCCATCCACTCCGTCTGTGCCAACACCGAGAACCTTGCACTC TATGTAGCAGAGTTAAGCCTGCTGGAAATGGATCCATTCATACAGTACACCCCGTCTCTGGTGGCAGCTGGAGCGTACTCCCTAGCCGCTTACACTGTAAACAAATCTCTCTGG CCTGATTCCTTAATTGCCTTTACCGGCTATACCACGACTGATATTGTCCCTTGCACGACTGACCTTCACAAGCTTTACGTCAGTGCAGCGAGTCGCCCACAACAGGCCATCAGGGAAAAATATAAAAGTTCCAA GTATTGTTGTGTTTCATTGATCACTGCACCTGCTGTTCTGGACTTAACATAG